The segment TGGTTCGAGTTAATATATTCTATTTAATCTATTTACGTAGTTTGAGGGACAGATGTCgtcattattttctttataggGACCTTGAATGGACAAGCTGCCTCCTTCCTGTGAGGAGATCACCCTATACACTGGCCTACCTAAAACTGCCATTGTAAAACTACAGACCATTCAGAATACTGCTGCCAGGGTtttaataaaaactttttttttaagtctcttAATGGCCTCGCCCCCTCCTATATCATACACTCCCTATCACCTAATGTCTCTCCACGAACCCTGAGATCCTCCACAGCTGCTGTTTTAACTGTTCCTAATGTCACTACAAAAGCCTTTGGGGATGCTTCTTTTAGCTACTACGCCCCCAAAATATGGAACACCCTGTCTTTACACATTAGATTTGCTGGCTCAGTGGACAGTTTTAAATAACGAATCAAAACATGTCTTTTTAATAAAACCTATGACTAGCAGTtatctgttttaatattttaatatgttttttaattaatttactgaCTAATTGATTGATTTGTGCTTCATTTTGTGCAAGAAAGGCGCTTTACGAACaaagttcattcattcgttcattcatACATATATACTTATATGGTGGAGCTGTAGTCTGCAAAAAGGACTATGCCATGGGGGCAGTAGTATCAAGGTGCTCAATTACACACCCTCCAAACTACATTTGTTCCCAAAACTTGAAGGGAAGGTTGActcccaaataaaaaaaaatattttttttccctcttacctgtagtgttattcatcagtctagatctgtggttcccaactggtccagccatggggtccagatttctctgtaGTCATTAGTTTGAGGTCCCACAGTTTATTACATTTAGCGTCATactagtttgttgtctctgtcaagcagctgtgttgttttacaaacttgacacattagAGTCACTTGCGGCtcattcagaatgggcccatGACCCACATTTGGACCACGACCTACCAGttggaaccactggtctagattattttggtgtgaccTGCCGAGTGTTGGGGATGTCAGCcaaagagatgtctgccttttctcacaAATAATGGAAGTAGATTAATGCAGCTACTCTTGGACGAGAAGGTCATGCTTGTGACATCGTGAGATATAAACATCAAACTCTCTTGTCTGGCTCTGCTCTAATTGATCCAGACAGAGAGCAGACCAATCTTCAGTCATACAGATCACATCCACCTGAGTGATGCTTGTGTCTATATATTGCTTGTTCTAACGCCTAAAGATAAGATCAGATCAAAACTTTttatgtgaaataaaataagctATCAGTATCATGTGCATgtttgccatgtttgttttttaccatcCGTTTGCTTTTTGATCCAGCACCTGTAGAAATTTCTTGGATGTGTGTACCCTACAATCTGTTTGTACTTCATCATCATAATCAGCTACAACAGCTGCAGGACTCGtccaacaaaaaaataataaaacaacacagaagaATTTTAATTCAAACACAGTATTTACTGTCAAAATAACTTATTTAAGAGCAGGGAGTATGAGATGCTTTAAAGATTGTTTAGTTATTGTGCTTTCATGTGATGTGTatccaacagaaacaaaattacaagAGTGGTAGATCACAGAAAACATCACAGACAAATAGAGTGCTGTCAGCTGGTTATTCAGACATGCAAGTAAATGACAGGCTTTTAGATTATATACCAACACACaggatgttgttttttaatcttacaTGTAATGTGAGGttcaaatataaattaaaatttaactgatgatgtcacacttaAGAGATACTGGGGTTGAAGTTTATATTGGGCAGTTGACAGTTTTATCATGGACACAGACATTGATATTGATCcgttcaaaaacaaaacaagcactcCCCAGCCTTTTCCTGACTTACGGGCCTTTTCTGTGCAATATGAAACATTCCAAACAAAAATTGACTTCAAAAGCTGTTTAATACATTATTTAGATCATGTTTGGCTTTTAGATCCTGTCAGTCCTCACACCGACAGCTCTGTATCTCCCTTCACTTCTGCTTCCTCTGACAGACGAGccttttttgtttaaacagaGATTCTTAGGAGAGTCGGCTGAAGTGCAGAATCAATCATTCATAGAGGCATTGGacgagctttttttttttttttttttttcctcacattgCTTTCAATGCCGTTCAGCCTGTTCCAGGAGAGCTTGGTACATTTCTGATTTCAGAAATCGCGGATAACAGTCGTTTTCCATCAGAGCGTATATCAGTCTCTGCGCCCTGTCGAAGCAATTTGGCTCCGGCTGAGAGAGATTTTCACTGATTTCTCCTCTCGTCACACAGTCAATGTTTATCTGTGTTCAGAAAACAGCAACTTTTATTTCACTCATGAGTTCTTTCTATTTGGAGATGCTTTTCACATTATTATTCTGCACACAAAGTTAACTGTATGTTCAAAAGGTGAAAGAAAAACCGTGTAGCACTGAGCAACAAAGAAAGTGAAGGTGGCCTATAATCACTGTGTTTCATAGTAAAAGTGAATGAAATTGTGGAGGCATGACAGTGACAACAAGCAAGCTGGGAACTGAGGCTGATTCAGAGTTACACTGGTCTGACTTCATTCATGTCTCACTCTACAAAAGCCATACCTGTCTAGGCGCATCAACTTGGACAAACTCTGTGTAGATCCTTTTGGCAGCAACCGTCATTTCTGTCTTGCTGGTCATTTTCTTGTAGTCTTCACAGGCCAGCCAAAATAAAAGGTTCTCTTCACTGTATTCTGTCCTCAAGAAGTCCTCAAACACCAGCTGGCCTGCTGCACAGAGGAAGCAGGAACACTTTGAAACCTGGActgtttcatttcaaacattCAACTGATGTTCAATTGCAAGGTTTTTAAGGACCCGCCATAATCACCCACCCCCCTCTTTTACCTTAATTATACAGTGTCTAGCGTGCAATAAAATATGCCATGATTACAAATACAAAACTGGCTCTTCTAGCATTACAGCAGTGTAACCAAAACCAGTATACATATGCATGAAtgcatacaaatacataaaatattgCTCCAAGCTCTGTACAATTATGACTATTGTTGATAATTGTGGTCGTTATCATCTTGTGATATTAATACGCTGGGCCTCATGCATAAACATTTTTGTTatcttattctaaaactcagtCCCTGTGGTTTTGATCATACAAATGTTTAAAGCTGATTCACTTAACTCtcttaaaagaatacttcacctgcaaagtgatcatttttatatcaataacTCACCacatgttacactgaatttgtgaagaaaactttgtttttcttgcatgcctccatggtgaacggagaatccaaaaaaggcaaacattgtTCATTAGGGGCCACgttttacaatataaaacattacagttataacacaccagcacacacacagtctcatgCATGGCCGAGTAGTGCCTTGGTACTCATGTAAGTTTAAactaatattaaatatatatattaaatcaATATTAAACACTTCCACCTAAAGGTTGCGTGCACTAAGCGTGTATGAGCTTGATCAGAGTTCAATCCAGGAACGCTACTCGACTGTGCACGTAACTTtgtactgacatgttttaaatcatcatcatcatcatcagatgttttgatatagttttgcggTTGGTAAATGCGGTCCCTGACTACTGCAGTTCATGAGAAATCTTCaccctttttggattctccgtgcACCTTTGAGACACGCaaaaataacagttttttttcGTGAATTCAAGAAAACGTGGTGAATGACTATACAAAGGTCATTTTCCGGGTGATGTGTTTCTTTATCTGCATAAACCTGGTGGAAATTGGTCGTTGCAGCCTGATGAATTCCCATATAAGGCTACCTAGCAAAGAGCAAAGAGACTTTCATACTGCACTGAAATCAGCAGTCAAGTTCAGCCGTAGCTAGCGGTGGTGGTATTAGTTGACCTCGAAGACTTAGAGTGGAGCAGTGCTGTCCTGTGACAGACACAGACTGAAAGAGTGAATGGTCTGACCTGAAGAGCTAAATAATGATTGACTAATGTGAGAGGTGGTCAAGGGGGATGTGACAGTCATCCAAATATCAGACCAGAGAATATTTCAGTGCGAGTGCAACAGAGGATACTGGACAGAGACCTGCATTGAGAGTCTGAGGCAGCTGTCAGAGAATTTTCTGACAACTACTGAAGTGTACAAGTTGCTGAGCTGAAatatgtcaacaaaaatgattaaatctaAGGGACCGCTCAGCAATTTGGCAAACTATCATGATGACGATCAGGTGAACAGAATATTAAAGGTTAACTATGTAAGGTTTTGGGGGATTTATTGGCATCTCTCATGAGgtttgcaaattgcaaccagctaaaatttttggtcagaattccttcagtgttcattgttcagaaggtttttgcCGTAaactaaattatctgcagaagtctcttcctctgcaaaacaaatggacctggtcaTTTAAACTAGtgaaaacagtttcatgttagaaatgagtgtttttctgatgctgcttgtCATAGATGAGTTTCTCACTATGGTGGCCGACATGAAAACGCAAAATGCTTACAGCCCTGTCTGgcgccagtgtttggtttgtccattctgggctattgtagaaacatggcagctAACAGGACGATCCTTGTAACCAAGGAACCACTCCCTAAGTAGATATAAGCAGCTCattctaaaaacaaacaaacaaaaaaaacatcacgaTTTGGCTTGAAACGTTGCATGCTACACATATGAGCACATGGCAGTCTTAATAATGTAACTCCATTGATTTTTGGTTTcatacaggaaacaaacagcaggcacCTGAATGACAGTCCTGAGTATGGGTGACCCAACCAgctcccctcccacccaccctatatGGACTTTATTGGTCTTTATATGTACGGTAGATGCCGGCGACCTCACAAACTGCCGGCACCATGTGTGTTATCTACCGCTGCTAAGAGTGCCTGTGTGCACCTGTGTTTGAcatgacaaagcagcagtgtttgacGAGTTGGGTTGTTGCCCACTGCTTCAGAAACAGCCACTGCCCAGTGTGTGTCATACCTCTCTGAAGGGTGCCTCTCTGCACAGGTGTCTGGTGCCGAGATCACTTACAAAGCAGCGGTTTTGACGAGTTCAGAGTGAGGATGGGCTGAATATatccctaaatccttcacactggacttctaattttacaataACTCTGTTATAGTTTTATGTTTCACTTAAGTTAATTTTGGTATCATGTTTGAGATCCAAAGATCTTATAGAGTAAGGCTTTAGGATTAagaagtcaaaaatgtgtttttttttacttgtgaaGAGAGaaccacttgtgaattttgtttgtaaaaaatatctatccgtctgtctgtctgcctgtctctatctatctatctatctatctatctacaagagaattgaatgaatgaatgaatctctTCTTGCAAGTAGTTCTTACATGAGGTCGCTTTATATACGGACCTCATGTAAGAAGGTCCGTATGCGCACAAGATATTTACTTCTGCAAAGAGGCCTATCCATCCTGTGCGCACaagataaaaactgttttttttcctgaccttTCAAAGGCCATAACCTTTCTGAGTCTTTATCAGTAAATGGAACTGACTCATGTGTCATCATGTGATAGCCTCATCATGACTTATCCCTAATGAAGACCAGAAGATGTAGCTGAAAGCTCAGATACAAACTGATACCAGGCTCAAGAGTTTAGACAACTTCCATGCTTgaggcttttttctttttgttgtctcCACTTTGTATTTACACAATATTTCTGACCTTGTATTTGTTGCAATGGGACTTTGTTTACCATAAAAACTGCTGTGGTCAGTGTCCTCTTGCAAAAGGAAACTTAACACGTGCGTGTACAGGGACATACCATTAGTtgaaaaaaggtttaaaataaccgtctcttttaaaaaaaaaaacaaatctgtgtacTTTCGGAGAATATCACAAGAGCAATGAGCCGTAGCTAAAGGTTAAGCCATTCTGTTATCTCTCACTCACATTCTCTCTTCCTCAACATCGTCCTTGTTAGCTCAAAGAAAGTCAGTGAACAAAGAGACGGTGCAGCAAACTGCCAGGTATTGTGGTGGATGTCTGGAGGCGCTTTTAACTTCAAAACCTTCAAAACCCCAAACCCTGCATCGCGAAGTGCACTGCCTCAGCATCATATAATTGCACACACCTATATTTCTTGTTATCTTCCCCTCGCGCCCATTACCTTTGTTACGGGAGTATTCACGCAGCTGTGATTTCAACGCAGGTGTAAAATACTTAGCACGTCTTCTGggagcacaaacaaacagctaactGGGAGCACTGGTGTTATTCACACAAATTGCTTTGCAAAAAAATCACAGCTGCTGCACTGACAGTAATTGACAGGAAACAAAATATGTCCAGGGGCAGCTTGTTTCCCGTCTACAAATCACTCTCGTCCATTATCCGAGCTTTCGATCATAACGGAGTCGACCCTTTTAAAATCACACGAGATGTAAGAGGTCTATGAATGCCATCAAATTGCAACTGACACATGCAcaactatttattttttgctacTGCTTACCAATTTTTCATATGTGTCACTGCATTTCTTCAAAGGGAAATGGCGCAACTGGAATGCAAGACCAGATTTATCTTATGGAGGACAGTTAATCTTCACGCAGGAGACAAGAGGCTGAAATATTACAGATCAGCTGAATTCATTTCAGCAAAGTAATGAGAGCAGAGacagcagaaagagagagagagaaagaaccCATCTGCCCCTTTAGTCATTTTCAAATAGGGGCCGGGAATATGGTCAGGTGAAAGCCATCAGTGAGCGCCAGCTTTATAAATGAGTAAGAGCTGGCTGGAATCACCCCATCTACCCGGGCAGCTCAGATTAGGCCTCTTATCTCTGCCAGTGTCATCTTCCTTAAATATATCTCCAAATGGATTTGATGAACTTGAAGGAAGAATATATCCTCGATCCCCCTAAAGAAGCCTGAGGGCAATTCAAGATGATATGCGGGGCCGAGCAGCAGAGAATTGCAAGGGTGAAAAGAAGAGGATGGAGAGCTAAGAGAGTGGTGTTTGAGGAAAGAGTGAGAGGAGTAAATCCGTAAGTGAGCTTACTTTTGCACTCCAGAAGATGGTCGATTGACTCTCCCCATGCCACAACATCATCAACAGGAGCCCTGTGGagcaaaatgacataaaatgtaCTTGTACTGGTCAAACAGGTGAAGTATATATTGTGTAAAGGACAGAGCTGCATCCCTATGCGATAAGTAAATACTTTGAAAGTCCAAATTTTTATCTTCTTATCACATCACAGTCATAGATGATTGATGGGTACTCCGCCAAAGTATGAGCAAAGTGTCATTTCTTAACTTAACTGATATAAAtcaatcattttgaaaatatgaCAATCACCTCATTCTGTTACATTTCTAATTTTAAAGGATGAAATTAATGACAACTCACATATTGGCACTTAATTGAGTATCGGGTATCAGATAGTTGGTGTTGTCCACTGGAAGTGGGTTCCCTCCTGACCACAGTTCCATGGAAATAGATCATAAAAATAGCAATCAAAAGTTGTTTTACATTTGGTAGAgatattaataaaacaaatatgacTTGAAAAAAATTCTATAAAGTAATAACTCTGGTTTGTAAAAGGatatttattggctccagctccagtcggcagtgatggaaataccaCACCCGGTTGTATGCGCTAACATACTTTAACCCCTTTACCAGTGAGACGCCATGACATGCCACCACAAAATATCGTACACATGCTagctttggtggaaaaggggtacaTGAGTCTTTCCTTGACTAGTATGAATGTGTCCTCTGCTGTttggaaacaaaacaatcagGGGTTGGTATGAAGCgtaaaaaaacaatcaacagGGACATTTGGGCACTTACCAAAATTATTAATGTACCATGGACCCTTTTAGGGCTGATGccacaatgatgtcattttattagctggatGCAAAACATGACTGTGTAGACTACATAAGAGTCCTGATTCAAAACTTGAATTTTACTGCATACCAGCCACCACTACCCTTCAAcgaaaacaaagacagctaggCTAGGGTTcaatgtgaaaagaaaaaaaggactgGACAGAGATGATCATCAAAAAAactgtgcagcgcacacttcatatcaggttagggaaaaagtatttcctgttgtagtgATGAATATTGTTATGTGAATTAAgtgttatcatgtccaccttaTCAGACATTGGGGAGGTTTTAAGAGCAATACTGGATTTCTTCATAACGCTATccttttagcacattagctaacattagcttcgatagcaaaatcaaccacaaattccagtttgtgccagagtgtgctCCAGTTGGGAGtgcatatttatgaatgcaccactcacatTACCTTCCTCCATTGTCgaaaaacaagccaacagaacttgctagctagtgctagctaatgtctgtggagaattgttttgcctctagCTAAGCCctgtaaaagggtctataaatAGGTAAAAAGACATGGCTGGGACGATTCTACCTTAAACATCTTTTAACGCCTGTTTTTCTTAGCACCTGGTCAGTTTTAGGTTGTAAGAGGATAAATCATGGTGGCCGCTTGTTACTTTGTTGTGCAGTGCCTTTGAGATCAGAGCTGCCACACTCCACTTAAATGATACCATATGgagtttatctatctatctgatgAACATAGTGGAACATTAAGAAGCAAAATAGCCTATTTTTCTCaagagctggtggagaccaaagcagagctaaaagatGAGTGAATGTTGGACTATCAGGCGGAAGATCAAGAGACACAAATAAATGCTGGTGTTGCTCAGTGTCCACATcaactttataaggtgataacatgtcagtgttgtttttacagcttATTCTGCTGCCCTCAAGTGGCCTAAAAATATGCAGCTTTAAGTAAAAAGTATACGTATGTAAGTAAATGTCCTGCTTTCAAAGTGTAATTTTAGTAACAAACAGAAGTATAATCGGCTAAATACATGGGAATTGGATTTCCCCCTTTTGCAGTGCCATTACATGTAATATATTATTGGGTTATTAATATtcttaataaattaaaaagcatTTAATGTTGCACTTGCTCGGGGTGTAgttcattttattcatgttcatttttattttttttagttttcatttttagGTACTTTATAGATTGCTAGGTAGCTCAAACtgcaataaaacaacatttcttACAAGGTGATCATACATTCAGTAAAATCTGTAAAGTCAAAAGTAATTATATCTCTAAAATGAATGTGGAGTTGTAAAATTGCATTAATTTAAATTTCAATACCTCATAATTATCACCAGAAAATTGTTACTTTCCATAATTACACATAAGACTatgattaaaatgtgtttgtgcttCGATAAGTACATCAAGGTCTactttaataatttaataaagttttaatATTCTTTGGGAAAAACTTAAACCAGTGTGCAGATTGGGTTCACAAACCTTTTTACTGAAAATCCTGTTTCTGTAAGTTTAATTGTAGCTTGTCTGCAATGACTTTGATTTATGTCAGCGTGGCAGATAACAGCCAAACTATCAGTATCCCCTTGTCATTAGTTTACTTGTTCAGAAATCCTTTTAAATTAGATGAAAATTTAATGATCCCTGTGGGGAAACTGGGTCGttgcagcagaggcagagaatCAGATAAGAATAAGTCAGAGCAGTGGATGTAATACAAGGAATTACAACAAGTGAACATAATGAAAAGAGGAGCAAAATAACTAGCATCTGcactgacagacacagaggCTGGTTAGAGTGGATGTGCAAGAGGGCTATTCACATCTACTGATGTTTGGATGAGATAAGAACTACTATATAGAATATGTCCATGACATATATAAATATGCATTGTAGGCAAGCAGATATAGCAGCCTCTGTACATAGAAAGGTAGCCTTTATCATCTTTATCTCAAATTGTTGGCAACTCCCCAGACTTCTGCTGAAACCACAGTGTTTTTAAGCATACTGCACGGAAGAATCATATGCTTATAAAACTGTAGGAATATTTAAAGACTGCATGTTTTTGTCTGAGGTTATGataaatacatatattaatAGCAGTCATTAATGTGAAAGACTACAGCAGTTCTCCCTACTGCTAAGCCAGACTCAGCAGTGAAGGCTGGCTGTGGGTGCAGCTCAGCACCACTTGTCAACAAGGAAGTAACGCTACTATAGTGGCTAATATTTTAGCATGTGTTTCATCTTGGGTGACACCCTGCAATCAGCcagtttacatacatttacaagCTGTTGATGTAACTGTTCTTCAGTATTGGTGGTCtaccaaaaacacaccaaagaCTTCCTGATGATggcattggatttttttgtttttttttctctatctgGTATGTCACTGAGCCAGCAGCACTGGGCTGACCTCGGCAGCTAGTCATCAGCACCGGCACCTGGAACGAGACTGCTCCAGGCACCACAGTCCAGCAGCCTGCCTCAACAAATGAACACTGCTGACTGAGTGTCACACAGTTCTTTCTGCTGTGACAGCTGTCCAACTGACTACGAAGAGCTgtggtgatgtgtgtgtgtgtgtgtgtgtgtgtgtgtgtgtgtgtgtgtgtgtgtgtgtgtgtgtgtggctacaCACAtttcttgataataaaaaaatatatatctttgCAGAGTTTACAGAGATACAAGGACAATTAGTTTTTTTATATCATCCACACCACAGTTATTGCTGTACAGATTATAGAGCCCCTTGAAGGAAATTTGCGATTGTAGATACTGGGCTCAATTAAGAAAATTGACTCACTTTAATGTCATAATTCGGCAACTTAATTGCCAAAAACAATGTCTGCATTTtacttttctgcaaactacagaaatgttacatttgtgcattatttTGTAGCTGATATAAAGAAATGTTACATttctcaacaatgctgtggtgaaggtgtggttaggtttaggcataaaaaccacttggttatagttgacaatgatcatgttttggcttgaaacaCCCACGActggtggcacaaaagctgccAGAAAAGCAGGGTTGGGTTGGTGAAAAACACTCAGGTTCAAACCCAGGTTGTGATGTTTCAAAGTATcgccaaaaaaacaaccattttgtTGGTTTGAAGCAGTGGCCTGCAGTTTGGCAGCCAACTTGCCttaccatcccctccaccttccaatgacaaaatcagctcatatgCTATGTTTCTTAAGAAACGCTGATATGCTACGTATCAACAAATACAACGTATTCTTGGttcacagaaatgtacaatgcaaacgTTTTTTTCTGGCATCTGGGCTGTATTTGGTTGTTAATTGTGGCCAATGTGGCTATTAACACTAGCTGAATAATGCTACTATAGGGGGGCATTCATGAGGGCCCTGAATCGGTACAGAGCGCTACAGATGACTAGGAAAGCACATATTGGTACAATTCCTGTTTTAAATGAACATGTAAAACACAGTTAAACTGTCTGTAGATGGGCAAACCTTGACCTACTCTGTTCCTGCAACGCAACAGATTAGCAACAGATTAGCAACAGATTTTTGCTATGTTTCAAAGCCAGAAAACCATCTAAAAATTTCTAGTTCCTGGACTTTGAACAGATTAAGCTAATTTGCCTGAATACGGCCCCCCTTAATCACTGAATTCCTAGGTTTGATGTCCCTCTTGATAAGAACAAAACTAATTTCTTAAAAGTAGTTCATCCAGTGAAGTGGTATGAAAACGTTACCAAGTTCTGACAGCTCTAACAGTGCAGCTTTGTGCTGTACTTTTAAGAGATGTGTTATCAAAAAGTCCCTCAGAAGTAAGGGACAAGGCATCAGAGGAAAGGCTATCCTAATGCAGCCACATATTTTTTTGGGATTGCACCATATAGAGCACAGAGCACATTCAGCTCAAAGAATTCTCACTCATCTTTGGACCTGTTTCATGTTTTCTtagggagggaaggaaggaaggaaggagaagaGAGCTGGAGGCGTACTGAGAAGCACAGAGAAACgcagaaacacagagggagaaacTTCCAATAAAAACTGCTCAGATCACAGGAGCCCCATCAGAAACACTTGCTCACAAACACGCAGACAAGAGAGAACCATCCGCAAAACACATCCCAGTTTTATTTTAGCAACATGCTTTTTGCCTGGGTGAGATCAGAGAAAGTCTGTCATTACCAAAGAACAAGGCAGACCGGAGGGGaagtaaaacattcaaaatgttCAACAGTCTCAGAATCCTCAGTGCCAGACCACCAGTTTGTCCAAAGTCTCAAAGCTTAAAGCCAATTTGGAGCTCATACTTAcaacatgtgttttctgttgccCAAAAAAGAATGAAGTATGTTCGAAACTGCAAGTTGTTGATCAAATATGCGCAAAACAACACACTCTGATCCTTAGCTGCTCAGGCTCCTATTCCCCTACTTGACAAACCCTTCAGGTACAAGCCCATGCATGTCAAGTTGTAGAAGAGGCAGGCTCAgggtttacagaaatgtcagCGTTCACTCCTAACTTTGTCAAACTCCCTCCACTGAGAAAAGTTTTACCTCAGCACTGTGGCTGTAAAAACCCCAATTTGTTGCTTCCCGTAGTTGGATGACTGTGCTTTCTGAAGCCAGCAACTGCACAAACCttataaaggttaaataaaacaactttaAGCAAATGATTAGTTTACAATGCAAAGTGATAGGAGGCAGGAAGGCATGGCTAACCCTGCCCTGATAATGCTGCTTTAGCCTTGCACATTTGTGTGGCTTGGGTTTGAATTTTGGCTCTAAgatatttgtgtttctctttggaTGTATGCAGTTTTCAGACAAGTGTGCTCATTTTAAACTGAGGTAGCCAGGTCTCTGTTAATTTTGTACAGTATAAGCAACATTATTTTACAGCCATAGGAAGTACACAGTATTTATTTCACAAACATACATTAAGTCCATACCAATAAAGGTAAAAGGATGAAATGCATTCTGTTCACCCAACAGTAAGTGAACCATTACTTGAAGGTTGCCGTAGCAACACATTAGCTTCCAATAGTTAAACTAGTGGCAAGCTTGGTAAGCGGTAAACTGAATATAGAAACCCCCCcacaaatgtttgtgttttgtggatttcacTGATAATTAAAGGTTCCTACCATCACATGATCATTAGGTGACTGTATAGATAATTGATTTAACACTATCGCTTAACCCATAAGGTCAGTTTTTAATAGTATACCTTTCACAACAACTACATGTAACTTCTGACACGTGTTATGTGCATAGCGAAATgtgacttaaagggaaatttcagtttatttcaacctgtctcctatcgtcctaaatttgtttcaagtgactagtgacgaaaaataatagttagcatgttagctgttagcctagataaagccggggcacatagtagcgtcagacctgttaaaacgtaagtgaacgggcaaccttcaagtgcaaagttagtccactaaacaagctttatgaggcggtctttgtggaaaaaaagcttgtttttgaaatttccctttaagtgaaTGCGACTTCAATGATTCTCTATACTTTACCTtgacaacacttttttttacccCTTTTTTTGTGGACTGCTCACCATCACAATCAAATT is part of the Epinephelus moara isolate mb chromosome 10, YSFRI_EMoa_1.0, whole genome shotgun sequence genome and harbors:
- the LOC126396704 gene encoding regulator of G-protein signaling 21-like isoform X1, with the protein product MLAPVDDVVAWGESIDHLLECKTGQLVFEDFLRTEYSEENLLFWLACEDYKKMTSKTEMTVAAKRIYTEFVQVDAPRQINIDCVTRGEISENLSQPEPNCFDRAQRLIYALMENDCYPRFLKSEMYQALLEQAERH
- the LOC126396704 gene encoding regulator of G-protein signaling 21-like isoform X2 codes for the protein MAPVDDVVAWGESIDHLLECKTGQLVFEDFLRTEYSEENLLFWLACEDYKKMTSKTEMTVAAKRIYTEFVQVDAPRQINIDCVTRGEISENLSQPEPNCFDRAQRLIYALMENDCYPRFLKSEMYQALLEQAERH